The following are encoded together in the Mumia sp. Pv4-285 genome:
- a CDS encoding nuclear transport factor 2 family protein — translation MSAAHEPLRCDHPADYTLMPPYGGETQRGFAPTDEEIEETSRFFESGEARLDVVESYVSGNLAVLVAVERQHGVVGGSEDQDWSLRVTLVFRRAGDRWELVHRHADALVHEIPWDLFRQIAAGDVRG, via the coding sequence ATGTCGGCCGCGCACGAGCCCCTGCGGTGCGACCATCCCGCTGACTACACGCTGATGCCTCCGTACGGAGGCGAGACCCAGCGGGGCTTCGCGCCGACGGACGAGGAGATCGAGGAGACGAGCCGGTTCTTCGAGTCGGGAGAAGCGCGTCTCGACGTCGTCGAGTCGTACGTGTCGGGCAACCTGGCGGTGCTGGTCGCGGTGGAGCGACAGCACGGGGTTGTCGGCGGGTCCGAGGACCAGGACTGGTCGCTGCGCGTCACGCTCGTGTTCCGACGTGCGGGCGACCGGTGGGAGCTGGTCCATCGGCATGCGGACGCCTTGGTGCACGAGATCCCGTGGGACCTGTTCAGGCAGATCGCCGCCGGAGACGTACGCGGCTGA